A single region of the Pseudomonas sp. VD-NE ins genome encodes:
- a CDS encoding LTA synthase family protein, whose product MGWLQSRRLRYGVGAAGLTFLLLALLRLVFVLGFSGLDISAFANDPQLRETLGIGLRFDLRLAVLLMLPLAVLAWLPRWNLTRLPLLRHLARGYWLLVLGVVGLIYIIDFGHYAYLGVRINATVLRYLEDAQISQQMVRESYPVLWIALGWLAVLGVWLYGFVRLERATLAREPRAIRRTSLVVGSVFGLVAVLLALLGRVENLNLENPVPLRWSDAFFSGNAQIAAVGLNPVLFLYDTLKAGQAQFDEAQVREHYPLIARYLGVEQADAQTLTFERQQAVQPYRVAGAPNVMFVMLESLGTSAVGAYGNPLNPTPNLDQLATESWFFRHFYVPVTGTAKTVWASITGVPDVTRQETATRHPLITRQHTLINAFTDYQKLYMIGGNAGWANINALIQQSIEGVKLYQESDWRSPLVDVWGISDLDLFKESDRILRDLPKDRPFFAYVQTSGNHRPFTIPKDNDGFQVSHLSLEQVQAAGSRSVEQYNAVRLLDFNIGKLMELAKAGGYYDNTIFVFFGDHNTRISQIPHMPPAFEQLGLESNHVPVLIHAPGMLKAKVIDEAVGLVDLLPTVAGMAGIPFSNGAMGRDIQQPAPEGERVVPLVLREGTFPLIGGVTQHHLLQMQHDGSAPTLHDLRSATPRDNVAEQHPQEFQRLVELTRGLHESARLMLYRNVR is encoded by the coding sequence ATGGGTTGGTTGCAATCGCGGCGCCTGCGCTACGGCGTCGGCGCGGCAGGTTTGACGTTTTTACTGTTGGCCCTGCTGCGGCTGGTGTTCGTGCTGGGTTTTTCCGGTCTCGACATCAGCGCATTTGCCAACGACCCGCAACTGCGCGAAACCCTCGGCATCGGTCTGCGTTTCGACCTGCGTCTGGCAGTGTTGCTGATGTTGCCGCTGGCCGTTCTGGCATGGCTGCCTCGCTGGAACCTGACGCGCCTGCCGTTGCTGCGCCATCTGGCGCGGGGTTATTGGTTGCTGGTGCTGGGCGTGGTCGGCCTGATCTATATCATCGACTTCGGCCATTACGCCTACCTCGGGGTGCGCATCAACGCGACGGTACTGCGTTATCTGGAGGATGCGCAGATTTCCCAGCAAATGGTCCGGGAAAGCTATCCAGTGCTATGGATTGCCCTCGGCTGGCTGGCGGTTCTGGGCGTGTGGCTCTACGGATTCGTGCGTCTGGAGCGCGCGACACTGGCGCGGGAACCTCGCGCCATCCGCCGTACCTCGCTGGTCGTAGGCAGCGTTTTCGGCCTGGTCGCCGTGTTGCTGGCGTTGCTCGGTCGTGTCGAAAATCTCAATCTGGAAAACCCGGTGCCGTTGCGCTGGAGCGACGCGTTTTTCTCCGGCAATGCGCAGATTGCCGCCGTCGGCCTCAACCCGGTGCTGTTCCTCTACGACACACTCAAGGCCGGGCAGGCACAGTTCGATGAGGCCCAGGTGCGCGAGCATTACCCGCTGATTGCGCGTTATCTGGGCGTGGAACAAGCGGACGCGCAAACCCTGACATTCGAGCGCCAGCAAGCGGTGCAACCGTACCGGGTCGCCGGCGCGCCGAACGTGATGTTCGTCATGCTCGAATCGTTGGGCACCAGTGCGGTGGGCGCCTATGGCAACCCGCTGAACCCGACGCCGAACCTCGATCAACTGGCCACCGAGAGCTGGTTCTTCCGACACTTCTACGTGCCGGTCACCGGGACCGCCAAAACCGTCTGGGCGAGCATCACCGGAGTGCCGGACGTCACCCGTCAGGAAACCGCTACCCGTCATCCGTTGATCACCCGTCAGCACACACTGATCAACGCGTTCACCGACTATCAAAAGCTCTACATGATCGGCGGCAATGCCGGCTGGGCGAATATCAATGCGCTGATCCAGCAAAGCATCGAGGGCGTAAAGCTGTATCAGGAGAGCGACTGGCGTTCGCCGCTGGTGGATGTCTGGGGCATTTCTGACCTGGATCTGTTCAAGGAAAGCGACCGCATCCTGCGCGATCTGCCCAAGGACCGACCGTTCTTTGCTTATGTGCAAACCTCGGGCAACCACCGGCCGTTCACCATTCCCAAGGACAATGACGGCTTCCAGGTCAGTCATCTGTCGCTGGAACAAGTGCAAGCCGCCGGCTCGCGCAGCGTCGAGCAATACAACGCGGTGCGCCTGCTGGATTTCAACATCGGCAAGCTGATGGAGCTGGCCAAGGCCGGCGGCTACTACGACAACACGATTTTCGTGTTCTTCGGCGACCACAACACTCGCATCAGCCAGATCCCGCACATGCCGCCGGCCTTCGAACAATTGGGGCTGGAAAGCAACCATGTGCCGGTGCTGATCCATGCGCCGGGCATGCTCAAAGCCAAGGTGATCGATGAAGCGGTGGGGTTGGTGGATTTGCTGCCGACGGTGGCAGGCATGGCCGGCATCCCGTTCAGCAACGGCGCGATGGGCCGCGATATTCAGCAGCCGGCACCCGAGGGCGAACGGGTGGTACCGCTGGTGTTGCGTGAAGGCACATTCCCGTTGATTGGCGGCGTGACCCAGCACCACCTGCTGCAAATGCAACACGACGGCAGCGCGCCGACCTTGCACGACCTGCGCTCGGCGACACCGCGAGACAACGTCGCCGAGCAACATCCGCAGGAGTTTCAGCGGCTGGTGGAGCTGACGCGGGGGCTGCATGAAAGTGCGCGGCTGATGCTGTATCGCAATGTGCGCTGA
- a CDS encoding exo-alpha-sialidase has protein sequence MRALSFRLTFILGSLAVCLIFLAAWRSHPPHVLAPFALSTAPVDGALQASEPMYSSRFVSSQLDDFVHSSSVTALPGGDLMAVWFAGSREGAADVQIRTARFDAKTAEWGAEQVLATREQTRDGTQRYIRKLGNPVIALAPDGRLWMFYVSVSVGGWATSAINVMVSADMGREWSTPRQLITSPFFNISTLVRAAPVFHADGSIGLPVYHEFMGKFAEYLYLSADGAVIDKFRISRGKHSLQPTIVPLDGRRAVAMLRYAGDTHHRVLASRTDDAGQTWSEPYPLEPANPNSSLAAVGTADDGLLVALNDLRDGRFKLSLYGTDANLNDWRSVIELDQSPDPLGQPFSPEAYKAIIGEGFRSSSGARRLPLEQRFLSNLDYRVCKPRGCDFEYEYPYFSRGSDGLYHLVYSWNNTFIKHVSFNDAWLAERL, from the coding sequence ATGCGTGCGTTGTCCTTTCGCTTGACGTTCATTCTCGGCAGCCTCGCCGTGTGCCTGATCTTTCTGGCCGCGTGGCGCAGTCATCCACCCCATGTGCTGGCGCCATTTGCGTTGTCGACAGCGCCGGTCGATGGCGCACTGCAAGCGTCGGAGCCGATGTACAGCAGCCGTTTCGTTTCCTCGCAACTGGATGATTTTGTGCATTCCTCTTCGGTCACCGCGCTGCCCGGCGGGGACCTGATGGCCGTGTGGTTTGCCGGCTCGCGCGAAGGCGCTGCCGACGTGCAGATCCGCACGGCGCGCTTTGATGCAAAAACGGCGGAGTGGGGCGCCGAACAGGTACTGGCCACCCGGGAGCAAACCCGCGACGGCACCCAGCGCTATATTCGCAAGCTCGGTAACCCGGTGATCGCGCTCGCGCCGGACGGGCGCTTGTGGATGTTCTACGTCTCGGTGTCCGTAGGCGGTTGGGCCACCAGTGCGATCAACGTGATGGTCTCTGCCGACATGGGTCGTGAATGGTCGACGCCGCGCCAGTTGATCACCTCGCCGTTTTTCAACATCAGCACACTGGTACGCGCGGCACCGGTGTTCCATGCCGACGGCTCGATCGGCTTGCCGGTGTATCACGAGTTCATGGGCAAGTTCGCCGAGTACCTGTACCTGAGCGCCGACGGTGCCGTGATCGACAAATTCCGCATCAGTCGCGGCAAGCACTCGTTGCAGCCGACCATCGTGCCGCTGGATGGCCGCCGCGCCGTGGCGATGCTGCGTTATGCCGGTGACACCCATCATCGCGTGTTGGCCAGCCGTACCGACGATGCGGGCCAGACCTGGAGCGAACCGTATCCGCTGGAGCCGGCCAACCCCAACTCCTCGCTGGCAGCGGTAGGCACGGCTGACGACGGTTTGCTGGTGGCGCTCAACGATCTGCGCGACGGGCGTTTCAAATTGAGCCTGTACGGCACCGATGCCAATCTCAACGACTGGCGCAGTGTGATCGAACTCGATCAGTCACCGGATCCGCTCGGTCAGCCGTTCTCGCCAGAGGCGTACAAGGCCATTATCGGAGAAGGTTTCCGATCCTCCAGTGGTGCCCGCCGCCTGCCGTTGGAACAGCGCTTTCTGAGCAATCTCGACTACCGCGTGTGCAAACCGCGCGGCTGTGATTTCGAGTACGAATATCCGTATTTCAGCCGGGGTTCGGACGGTCTCTATCACCTGGTGTACTCGTGGAATAACACCTTCATCAAACATGTCAGCTTCAACGATGCCTGGCTGGCGGAGCGTCTGTGA
- a CDS encoding cytochrome b/b6 domain-containing protein, with amino-acid sequence MPSASLRLWDPVVRLFHLSIAGVFVANYFFNEAGDDWHVWLGYYAMGWLLVRTVWGFIGPRSARWADFWPTPTRLLAHARSLLAGRPEHRLGHSPIGALVMILMLLALFTVGLSGWAMEEVDALWGADWPLSVHETAADSLLVLVCLHIAAAVFESFQVHDNLPLSMLTGRRRRLPNDSTR; translated from the coding sequence ATGCCGAGCGCGTCCCTGCGCCTGTGGGATCCCGTAGTGCGGCTGTTTCATCTGTCGATTGCGGGCGTCTTCGTCGCCAATTACTTCTTCAATGAAGCGGGTGACGACTGGCATGTCTGGCTCGGTTATTACGCCATGGGCTGGTTGCTGGTACGCACGGTGTGGGGATTTATCGGGCCGCGCAGTGCCCGTTGGGCGGACTTTTGGCCGACCCCGACGCGCCTGCTGGCCCATGCGCGCTCGCTGCTCGCCGGGCGGCCCGAACATCGCCTCGGCCATTCGCCGATCGGCGCGCTGGTGATGATCCTGATGTTGCTGGCGTTGTTCACCGTGGGTCTCAGCGGCTGGGCGATGGAAGAAGTCGACGCCTTGTGGGGTGCCGATTGGCCGTTATCGGTCCACGAAACAGCGGCCGACAGTCTGCTTGTGCTGGTGTGCCTTCACATCGCTGCTGCCGTGTTTGAAAGTTTTCAGGTTCACGACAACCTGCCGTTGTCGATGCTCACCGGGCGCCGTCGCCGATTGCCAAATGATTCGACGCGCTGA
- a CDS encoding PepSY domain-containing protein, translated as MRKLLLLSLIVASPLAVAGPQCTTAERSQWQDQKAFQEQLKAQGYQISKFKVTDGNCYEIYGFDKDKRKVEIYHDPVSGKAVKTEIKG; from the coding sequence ATGCGCAAACTGCTGCTGTTGTCTTTGATCGTCGCCAGCCCGTTGGCCGTCGCCGGCCCGCAATGCACCACCGCCGAGCGGTCGCAATGGCAAGACCAGAAGGCCTTTCAGGAACAGTTGAAAGCCCAGGGCTACCAGATCAGCAAGTTCAAGGTCACCGACGGCAACTGCTACGAGATCTACGGGTTCGACAAAGACAAGCGCAAGGTCGAGATCTACCACGACCCGGTCAGCGGTAAAGCGGTCAAGACCGAGATCAAGGGCTGA